The genomic segment AAATAGTCTTTGTTTTCTGCCCGTCCTTCCGCTTTTTCTTGGTCCGCTTTATTCGATGGAATCCCATTTTCAATATCTACTTGCGGGCGATAATTTTTTGTAAAAGACAGTGTGGTAATAAAACCTACTGATTTTAGGCCGTTTGATAAATTGTTTTCAATGCTAACCCTGACAACGGTGTTTTCCAGGGTCCAAGAAGAGGTGGTCGTATTTCTGACATACTCACCAAAAGTTTCAGTTCTTTTGTTTTCAACACGATTGTCACCGAATTTTTCATTACACCAACTCACATATTGTGTGTAATCATCAGTATTTACTCTGTTGATAGAATAAATAGCGAATGAATTTACTTCCTTGGTTTTGGTATTTACATACATGTTCATTGCTTCGGCGCTTAAATTACTTATGCTGATTGGTGTTGTATAATTGTCACTTATTTTGGTGTCTCCAATACCAGACCATCCTCCTGACTTCCATGGTGCCGACTTGTACAACTCACTGTCTTCAAAGGTCTCCCACTTGTATGTGGACCAGAAGTCCCTGCTTTCTAACAGTTTGGTTAATTCCGATGTCGCACCATTGGAAGCAGTGGCGGATGTAAGGATTGTCAATGTAACAAGTAAAAATCCCAGGAGTTTATTCATTATATGTCTCCTCATGCCGTGGAGCGTAGCGAAATGAAATGGGCACCAATAAGCAGCCTGTCCCCTTATTGGTGCCCATAGCAGGCGAATGTTCTTTGGATCATTTTACAAAACCACCCGTTCGAACTTCTCTAAGACACCCTTGATAAAATACCAAAATATGTTGCAGTGAAGAGCCCTCAGTGTATATCCATTCTACATACGGCTCCTTTTTCAGCCAAGTATAGGGCTCACCACTTTTATAGCAAGGGTTCTCTTCCGGGTTAAAATGCATCGGGGCACTCATGTCATTCGTTTTGAAAGCAGGGGGATCGCACTTAGCTTCCACCGTGGCAATTTTGTCTCCGGTCGAGACAATAGCGCCGTTGGGACAGCTAAAGTTGTCGGCATATGCCAGCATGCCCGAGAAATAGAAAACAGCGGCTACAGCAATATCTGTCCATTTCATATTTTTCTCCACACTATTGGTTCCAGCATATGATTGGACGGTCCATTATCAGAGATATTTCGCAGAAAACAACTATGACATATTCTGTCTTGACCCTTGATTGTTGCTTCGGTGTTTAACTATCTGAATTGTAGAGGCGAACTGCTGTTCGCCCAATCAGGGCGCATGCAATGCGCCCCTACGCCTGATTTGTATATTTAATCGCCGAAGCGATAACTAATCAAACGTTTTCCTCAGCAGATGCGCAAACAACGCCAGCAGCAGCATGGCCGAAACAACAACCGCCCCGGCGATCTTCCGCTTCTGGCGCGACTCGTCCAGGGCCGTGAGCTGAGCCTGGATCTTCTTCAGGTCCGCCTGTATCCCGGCCGACTCTTTCTTCACCATCTCCACGTCCACGTTGTGGAACAGGGTGTGGAAGCGGTTGCGCACGGCGAATAACCCCTTCTCCAGGCTCTCCGTATCAGTCCCTTGCCCCTTGTAGACCGCGATCCGCTTGTCCATGGCGACGATCATGGTCTCGGTCTCCAGCATGGCTGCCCTGATCACCTTGGCTCGCTCGTAGCTGTGGCACTGGCTGCAGCGTTTCTCGTTGATGATATCCAGCGACGCCTTGACCACCAGATGGTTGCTGTGGCAGGTGACGCAGGTCGGCCCCCCCTTGCCCAAGGCCTTGCCGTGGGCGCTGGCCAGATAGTCCTTCAACACCCCCACGTGGCAGCGGCCGCAGAAGGCCGGGATGGCCGGTTCCTTGGGCGCGCCCAGGAAGCCGCGGGCCGGACTCATGGCGTTGGCCGCGTCCTTGGGGTCGCCGCCGTGGCAGGCGTTGCAGGCGATGCCGTTTTCCGCGTGAATGCTCCCCTTCCAGAGTTTGACCGGCTCGCCGATCTTGCCCGGCATGGCGCCGTGGCACTGGATGCAGACGATCTCCTGCGGTTCCGCGGCGAATGAGGCCACAGGCAACAGCAGGGCGGCCAGGGGTAAGAGCAGGACGAGCAGGCTTCCCAACAGGTTCATGACAGTCTCCCGGTATCTCATGAGTAGTGCCCCCAGACGCTCAGCCCGATCCAGAGCAGAATCCCCCCCACGGCGCAGATCATGAACAGGGGGCGTTTCAGGGGGTGGCGTTCCTTGCTTCTGTCGATGAAGGGGAGCAGGGCCAGGAAGGTCATGGCGGCCCCCTGCACCGACAGGCCGATGAACTCGTTGGGGAAGATCTTCAAGGTCTGGTAGTTGGCCAGGAAGTACCATTCAGGCTTGATGTGGGCCGGGGTCTGGAGCGGGTTGGCCGGGAGAAAGGAATCGCCGGTGAAGAACAGGTTGGGAGCGAAGAACACCACCGCCAGGAAACAGGCCAGGTAGATGAAGATGGAGCGCAGGTCTTCCAGGGCATAGTGGGGGAAGAACGGGATGCCCCCCGGATGGCTCTCGTAGCGGTAGCCGTCCCCCCGCCATTGGTTGGCGGTCTCCTTACGGCCGAAGGGGGGCGTGGAGACGCCGGTGCGTTGCAGGAAGAACAGGTGGGCGCCGACCACGGCCGCCATCCCCAACGGGATGAGCGCCACGTGCAGGGCGAAGAAGCGCCCCAGGGTCGGGGGGCCGACCAGCGTGCCCCCCCGCAGGAACTCCACCAGGTACGGCCCCACCGCCGGGATGGCGCCCACGCTGTTGGTGGCCACGGTGGTGGCCCAGAAGGAGAGTTGGCTCCAGGGAAGCAGGTAGCCGGTCAGAGAGATGCCCTGGACCAGGGTGAAGAGGATGAAGCCGGTGAGCCAGTTGAGCTCCCGCGGGCTCTTGTAGCTGTTCATGAAGAGCACGGACAACATGTGGAGGAAGAGCACCAGCACCATCATATTGGAGCCGATGGCGTGACACGTGCGGATGAGCCAGCCGAAGGGGACCTGGTTCATGATGAAGGACACGCTCTTGAACGCCTTGTCCGCATCCGGCACGTAGTAGATCAACAGCAGGATGCCGGTGACCACCTGCAGGGTGAAGATGAAGAGCAGGATGCTCCCCATGGAATACCAGGCATTGATGTTGCGGGGCAGGAGGTAGCCGGTCAGTTCCTTCGCCACGATCTCCCGGGCGCCGATGCGCACGTCGATCCAATCAATAAGCCGTTTGAAGAGAGCCATGCAGCCTCCTGGTGTTTCAGCCGACGGTGATGATGCCGTTGGCGACGCTAAAGGGAAGTTTTGCGAGCGGTTTGGGCGGGGGGCCGGCGGTGACCACCCCCTCGGGGGTGTAGTGGCCGCCGTGGCAGGGG from the Oryzomonas sagensis genome contains:
- a CDS encoding cytochrome b; this encodes MALFKRLIDWIDVRIGAREIVAKELTGYLLPRNINAWYSMGSILLFIFTLQVVTGILLLIYYVPDADKAFKSVSFIMNQVPFGWLIRTCHAIGSNMMVLVLFLHMLSVLFMNSYKSPRELNWLTGFILFTLVQGISLTGYLLPWSQLSFWATTVATNSVGAIPAVGPYLVEFLRGGTLVGPPTLGRFFALHVALIPLGMAAVVGAHLFFLQRTGVSTPPFGRKETANQWRGDGYRYESHPGGIPFFPHYALEDLRSIFIYLACFLAVVFFAPNLFFTGDSFLPANPLQTPAHIKPEWYFLANYQTLKIFPNEFIGLSVQGAAMTFLALLPFIDRSKERHPLKRPLFMICAVGGILLWIGLSVWGHYS
- a CDS encoding cytochrome c3 family protein, with amino-acid sequence MNLLGSLLVLLLPLAALLLPVASFAAEPQEIVCIQCHGAMPGKIGEPVKLWKGSIHAENGIACNACHGGDPKDAANAMSPARGFLGAPKEPAIPAFCGRCHVGVLKDYLASAHGKALGKGGPTCVTCHSNHLVVKASLDIINEKRCSQCHSYERAKVIRAAMLETETMIVAMDKRIAVYKGQGTDTESLEKGLFAVRNRFHTLFHNVDVEMVKKESAGIQADLKKIQAQLTALDESRQKRKIAGAVVVSAMLLLALFAHLLRKTFD
- a CDS encoding DUF2845 domain-containing protein, translating into MKWTDIAVAAVFYFSGMLAYADNFSCPNGAIVSTGDKIATVEAKCDPPAFKTNDMSAPMHFNPEENPCYKSGEPYTWLKKEPYVEWIYTEGSSLQHILVFYQGCLREVRTGGFVK